The Streptomyces cyanogenus DNA segment ACGCGGACGGCGGGGCCGTGCTGGCGACGTTCACCCCGCCGCAGCTCGGCACCGAGACCGCGCTGGTGGTCGTGGAGATCTACCGCCGGGCCGGCCAGTGGAAGGCCCGGGCCGTCGGGCAGGGGTACGCCAACGGACTGGCGGGTATCGCGACCGACTTCGGCGTGACGGTGGAGGAGCCGGCCGCGGCCCCGGCCGCACCGGTGGCCCCCGCGGCCCCGCCGCAGCCGGCCGCCGCGCCCTCCGTTCCGCCGCGGCCGGTGGCTCCGCCGCCCGCTCCCGCGCCGGGCGCCGGGAAGATCAACCTGGACAAGGGCCGGGTCAGCCTGCAGAAGAACCAGACCGTGTCCCTCGTCAAGGGCGGCCGGCCGCTGCTCTCCCAGGTGCGGATGGGGCTCGGCTGGGAGCCGGCGTTCCGGGGCAAGGACATCGACCTGGACGCGTCCGTCATCGCCTACGGCCCGCAGCGCAACCACATCGACAGCTGCTACTTCGGCAAGCTGACGATCCTGAACGGCGCGGTCAAGCACTCCGGCGACAACCTCACCGGTGAGGGCGGCGGCGACGACGAGGTGATCGTGGTCGACCTCGGCCGGCTCCCGCAGGAGGTCACCGGCCTGGTCTTCACGGTCAACTCCTTCTCGGGCCAGAAGTTCACGGAGGTCGCCAAGGCCTACTGCCGCCTGGTCGACGCGGCCACCGACGAGGAACTGGTCCGCTTCGACCTCACCGGCGCCGAGCCCCAGACCGGCGTCCTGATGGCCAAGCTCGTCCGCCAGTTCTCCGGCGAGTGGGACATGACGGCCCTGGGCAGCTTCGTCAAGGCCCGCACCGTCCGCAACATGACGGACCCGGGCGCCCGGGCGCTGTAGCGGCGGCGAGCAGGAGTGGGAAGAACTGCGGGGGCGGCGGCCAACGCACCGCCGCTGCGGGCACATCGTGCGCGGGCTTCCCGAACGACGCACCGCCGGCGCAATCGTCCATGGGCCTCCCGGCCGGCGCGCCGCCGCAGGCAGTCGTGCGGGGCCGCCGGGCAACGCGCCGTCGCTGCGGGCAGTCGTTCGCGGGGCTGCCGGCCGACGCGCCGTCGCCGTGGACAGTCGTGCCTCCCCCAGTGCCTTGAGGGCTGGGGGGTCCGCGGGGCGGCACGGGTGGGCGCGGCGGTGGCCCGTCGGTACGGGGCGGCGGAGCGACCGCCGCCCGGCCCCCGCCCGGTCCCGGCCGGGCCGCGCCTCAGCCGGAGCGCAGACCGTCCGCCAGCAGACCCAGGTAGCGCCGGGTCTCCCGCTCCCCCGCGCCCGCCAACTCCGCCGCCATCGCCACCCCGTGCGCCAGCCGCAGCACCTCGACCGGCTCCAGATCCCGGCGCAGCGTCCCCTCCGCCTGCGCCGCCACGACCAGCCGGTGCACCGCCCCCTGCACCACGGTCCCGCACACGGTCAGCGCCGCCGCCCCGCCGTCGTCCGTCACCGCCGAACTGAGCAGTGCCTTCATCCCCCGCACCTGAAGTGTGCGGACCGCCAGTTCGTACAGCCACTCCATGAGCGCCTCGCCCGGCGGCAGCCGAGCGGCCAGCTCGTCGGCACGCGCGCCGAGCGCCTCGACGCGGTCCACGTACGCCGCCTCCAGCAGCGCCCGCCGGGTCGGGAAGTGCCGGTAGAGCGTGCCGGAGCCGACGCCCGCCCGCTTGGCGATGTCGTCGAGTGACGCGTTCTCCCCATGCTCGGCGAAGGCCTCCGCCGCCACCTTCAGCAACCGCTCGTAGTTGCGCCGAGCGTCCGCGCGCATGGGCCTGCCCTGCGTCATCCACCCACTCCTCGCCGACCGGGGACCCTCTCCGTATCCTAGGCCGCGGGCACGGCGGGCTCCTCAGGCGAGCCAGGGCCAGTTCCCGTCCCGGCCGCTCTCCAGCAGCGTGACCATGCGGAACGCGCTGTCGGACAGCCCGCCGAAGGTGTGCCGGTTCCCGGTGCCCGACGGACCGTGGCCCGCCCGGTAGCCCTCCAGGTTCCAGGTGTAGACCGGGGTGTCGGCCGGGACGAGGGACGTCGGGTCGCCGTGCCGGTTCGGGGCGTACTGCTCGTCGGTGACGATCAGCACCCGGTCGTGCCGCTCGTAGTGCCGGCGCACCGCCTCGGTGGTGTCGGTGCCGCCCAGGTCGCCGAAGCGCTCCAGGACCTTCAGCACCGACTCGCCCTTGCGGAACGTGACCTTCTCGCTGGTCGAGCCGAACTGCACGAGATCGGCGTCCGCCGCCCGCAGCGCGAGGGCGGTGCCGAAGACCGCCGCCGCGTCGGCCCGGCTGAGCAGGGACCGCTCGGACACCCGCGACCAGAACATGGAACCGGAACGGTCGACCAGCACGAGGGTGCGGCCGGGCAGCGCGGGCACGTTGGCCAGCGAGTGGCCGAGCGCCTGCTCCAGCGGGTAGGACCAGCGCAGCGAGGGCGCGTGCTGGTAGGCGGCCAGGTAGCGGAAGGGGAACTGCCGCGAGCGGCGCACCTCGTGCGGATCGCTGATCCGCGCCGCGACCCGGGCGGCGACCTCGTCCGACACCCCGGCCTCGTCGAAGTTGCGCAGGTTGCGGACCAGCGCCATCGCGCCCATGGACGGGATCACGGCCTCCCAGGCCGCCTTGTCCATCGGCCCCTGGAGCCAGCCGGCCAGCGCCTCCCAGGTGATGCCGGCCGCGGCCAGCCGCTCGGCGCCGTCGGGCGAGGTGACGACCGCCCGCCGCTGCTCGACGGGCAGCGCCATCAGCTCGCGGTGCAGGGCGAGCGCGGGGAGCGACGCGGGCGGTGCCGCGGTGTCCGGGTGGTGCCGCCGGTCGAGCGCGTAACCGAACAGGTCGCCCTGCCACGGCTTGTCCGGGTCCGGCGAGGCGTGCACCAGGTTGAGCACGTCGCCGAAGCGGTAGCCCTTGGACGCGGTGTCGTACTTGAGCAGCGACCGGACGTGGTAGAGCCGTCGTACGGCGTCGGCGATGCCGCGCTTGACGGGCTTGGGGACGGCGCGGCCGTGCGTCGACGTCCAGTAGGCGAGCAGTTCGCCGGGCTCGTCCGGGCGCTGCAGCACGGAGGCCACGACCTGCCGGTTGGACGGGCCGCCGGTCGCGCCGGCGGCCAGCCGCGCGTGCACGTACTCGGCGGCGCCGACGAGGGAGGCCGTCCGCATGTTGCCCTCGCCGCGCAGCCAGCCGAGCAGGCCGGCCGTCCACTCCGGGTCGCTGACGGCGAGCTGGCGGACGAGGCGGGTGAACCGGTCGTCGCGGTCCCCGGCGCTCTCGTAGAAGGTGTCCGCGAGGAAGTGGGAGACGGCCAGCAGGAACAGCTCCGAGCGCGGGTCGCGCTCGTGGCCCCGGCCGCCCTCGTGGGTCCGCAGGGTGCGGCCCGTGGAGGTCACGGCCGATGTCGGCCGCGCCTTGGCGGTACGCGTGTTGAACCGCGCCATGGTGAATTCCCCCGAATTCGCTTGGGTTTCGGAGGGAGGCGCGGCAAATGGAGGGTGTCCGAGGTCAGGAGTCGGCGGCGGACTTTACCCAGGTGCTCTGCCGCTTGAGCTACACCGACCCGAAGTCGATGACGGGACTCGAACCCGCAACCGCCCGATCCAATGAAGTAACCGCTGCCTGCGCACCGGACACCCACCATGTGCCACGCCTCCCGAGATCAGGTCGGCGGCGGTTGTGGATTCTTTGGAAGAGAAGTAACCGCAGCCTGCGCACCGGGAGGTGCATGAAGTTTTCGGTGTCCAGAGATCGAGGTCGGCGGAACCGACGTATGGTGCTCTGCCTCTGAGCTACACCGGCGTGCAGAAGCCGGTGGCGGGACTCGAACCCGCGGCCTCCCCGTTATGAGCGGAAGTAGGTCCTGCCTGTCGCACCTGGACGAGGATCACTCTAGGAGGGGGCCGCGGGACTGGCGAGCGAATTAATCACCGCGCGGAATTCAGTCGCACTTCTGGCGCTTCCAGGGGCCGGTGATGGCGAGCATGATGCCGGGCGTCTGGATGTTGGCGAACAGGGTCCTGCCGTCGGGCGAGAAGGTGACGCCGGTGAACTCGCTGTACTCGGGCTCCTCCGCGGTGCCGATGTTCAGTTCGTTGCGGGCGATGGGATACGTCCGGCCGCTCTCGGTGGCGCCGAACAGGTGCTGGACGCCCTCGCCGTCCTCGGCGATGACCAGGCCGCCGTACGGGGAGACGGTGATGTTGTCCGGACCGTCGAAGTTGCCGTCCCGGGCCGGGTCCGGGTTGACGCCGAGCAGCACCTTCAGGGTCAGCGTGCGGCGCTTGGGGTCGTAGAACCACACCTGGCCGTCGTGCTGGACCGGGCTCTCCTGGCGGGCGAAGGAGGAGACGACGTAGACGCCGCCGTCGCCCCACCACATGCCCTCCAGCTTG contains these protein-coding regions:
- a CDS encoding TerD family protein, which translates into the protein MTPGSNIPLPAARVTVDVSAPVRLDVSGLLLTADGKVRSDDDFIFYNQPSGPGVTYRSGGGTAPDAVTVDTAAVPPEIEKIVVTASPDAAGQTFQGIEPTATIRDADGGAVLATFTPPQLGTETALVVVEIYRRAGQWKARAVGQGYANGLAGIATDFGVTVEEPAAAPAAPVAPAAPPQPAAAPSVPPRPVAPPPAPAPGAGKINLDKGRVSLQKNQTVSLVKGGRPLLSQVRMGLGWEPAFRGKDIDLDASVIAYGPQRNHIDSCYFGKLTILNGAVKHSGDNLTGEGGGDDEVIVVDLGRLPQEVTGLVFTVNSFSGQKFTEVAKAYCRLVDAATDEELVRFDLTGAEPQTGVLMAKLVRQFSGEWDMTALGSFVKARTVRNMTDPGARAL
- a CDS encoding TetR/AcrR family transcriptional regulator, with product MTQGRPMRADARRNYERLLKVAAEAFAEHGENASLDDIAKRAGVGSGTLYRHFPTRRALLEAAYVDRVEALGARADELAARLPPGEALMEWLYELAVRTLQVRGMKALLSSAVTDDGGAAALTVCGTVVQGAVHRLVVAAQAEGTLRRDLEPVEVLRLAHGVAMAAELAGAGERETRRYLGLLADGLRSG
- a CDS encoding TROVE domain-containing protein, with the translated sequence MARFNTRTAKARPTSAVTSTGRTLRTHEGGRGHERDPRSELFLLAVSHFLADTFYESAGDRDDRFTRLVRQLAVSDPEWTAGLLGWLRGEGNMRTASLVGAAEYVHARLAAGATGGPSNRQVVASVLQRPDEPGELLAYWTSTHGRAVPKPVKRGIADAVRRLYHVRSLLKYDTASKGYRFGDVLNLVHASPDPDKPWQGDLFGYALDRRHHPDTAAPPASLPALALHRELMALPVEQRRAVVTSPDGAERLAAAGITWEALAGWLQGPMDKAAWEAVIPSMGAMALVRNLRNFDEAGVSDEVAARVAARISDPHEVRRSRQFPFRYLAAYQHAPSLRWSYPLEQALGHSLANVPALPGRTLVLVDRSGSMFWSRVSERSLLSRADAAAVFGTALALRAADADLVQFGSTSEKVTFRKGESVLKVLERFGDLGGTDTTEAVRRHYERHDRVLIVTDEQYAPNRHGDPTSLVPADTPVYTWNLEGYRAGHGPSGTGNRHTFGGLSDSAFRMVTLLESGRDGNWPWLA